The Caulobacter sp. FWC2 region TCAATCTGTCCGACCAGTTGGGCGAGTTCACCTCGCGCGCGGCCGAGGAGATCAATCGCGCCGCCAACGCCGCCTCGTCGGTGCCCGCCCCGACCAGCATGACCGGCCGCAACACCGGCCTGGACGACACGGCCGCCATGACCGGCTTCACCGGCAAAACGACGATCGCCCTAACCGACAGCAGCGGCGTCATCCAGCGCCGGATCGACATCGACTTCGACGCCGGCACGATGAGCGTCAACGGCGCGGCGGGCCCTACCTTCAATCCGTCCGACTTCATGGCCCAGCTGAACACCGCCATGGGCGGCATGGGCGCGGCCGGCTTCTCGGGCGGGGCCATGACCCTGACGGGGAACGGCGGCCTGGGTGTGGCCATCCAGGACGATGCGACCAACCCGTCGAGCAAGGCCGGCAAGGGCTTCAGCCACTATTTCGGCCTGAACGACATCCTCCGCACCAACGGCTATTCACCGTACGAGACCGGCCTGACCGCGGCCGACCCGAACGGCTTCACCTCGGGCTCGATGACCATCCGCCTGACCGATGTCGAGGGCGGCCGCATCCGCGACATCGTCGTCGACCCGCCCGTCGGCGGCACCATGCAGGACATGCTGGACGCCCTGAACTCCCGCGCCTCCGGCGTGGGCCTCTACGGCCAGTTCTCACTGAACGCCAAGGGCCAGATGAGCTTCTCGTCGAACGGCGTTACGCCGGTGACGATGTCTGTCCAGGCCGACACCACGGAACGCGGTCTTGGCGGCCCTTCGGCCAGCCAGCTGTTCGGCATTGGCCCGGCCGAGCGCAGCACGCGGGGCGAGAAGTTCTTCGTCAGCAAGGCGATGAACGAGAACCCGAAGCTGCTGCCCCTGGCCCAGCTGGACCTGAGCCAGGCCGTCGGCGGCAACGCCGCCCTGGCCGTCGGCGACGGACGCGGAGCCCTGGCCCTGGCCAAGTCCGGCGATACCACCGCCGGCTTCTCCGCCGCCGGCGACGCCGACGCCGTTCATATGAGCGTCAACCGCTACGCTTCCGACTTCAGCGGCTCGATCGCCCGCAAGTCCGCCACCGCCGCCAGCCGCAAGGACGCCGCCGACGCGGTGTCCAGCGAAGTCGACAGCCAGCGGCAGTCGGAAGAGGGCGTAAACCTCGACGAAGAACTGATCAACCTGACCACCTATCAGCAAGCCTTCAACGCCTCGGCCCGTCTGATCCAGGCGACCAAGGACATGTATGAAGTGCTCACCGGACTCCTGGGGTAAGCCATGACCCGCGTCTCGACCGTTCAGAACTACAACATCATGACGGCCAACCTCATGAAGGCGCAGATCCGCCAGAATGACGTCGGCGCCCAGGTGTCCAGCCAGAAGGTCGCCAACGACCTGAAGGGCTACGCCAAGAACGCCGAAATCCTGACCGCCATGCGGGGCACCCAGAACCGGATTAACGGCCTGCTCGACCAGTCCAAGCAGGTCAATAACCGCCTGGAGATGCAGGACACGGGCCTGGGACGTGTCGCGGACGCCACCCAGAGCGCGCGCGGGGCCATCGCCAACGCGCTCGCCGCCGGCAACGCCACCACCCTGATGCAGCAGATGCGCGCCGCCTTCGGCGACGTGGTCCAGGGCCTGAACACCAAGTCGAACGGGCTCTACGTGTTCTCAGGCGCCAAGACCGACACGGCCGCCACCTCGGCCACCACCATGAACGATCTGACCGCCGCGCCGGCCACCGCCGACCTGTTCCACAACGACCAGTACATCACCACCAACCGCATCGACGAGCAGACCAACGTCAAGACCGGCGTTCTGGGCGACGCGATCGGCACGAACGTGT contains the following coding sequences:
- a CDS encoding flagellin; this translates as MTRVSTVQNYNIMTANLMKAQIRQNDVGAQVSSQKVANDLKGYAKNAEILTAMRGTQNRINGLLDQSKQVNNRLEMQDTGLGRVADATQSARGAIANALAAGNATTLMQQMRAAFGDVVQGLNTKSNGLYVFSGAKTDTAATSATTMNDLTAAPATADLFHNDQYITTNRIDEQTNVKTGVLGDAIGTNVFDAFKQVQAYVDANGDFTGKLDDTQVQFLTGLLSTFDAAQKGVVDLQGKNGVTQKRFEAATTDLSNQADTLTGMVGGITDVDMADAVTRLEAAKLAVQASAQVFTSLQASSLLNVLK
- the flgK gene encoding flagellar hook-associated protein FlgK; the encoded protein is MSLNAIMNTATSGMMAAQTGLRVTSDNIANVNTTGYVRKTISQSNLLSNGMGVGVSIDAIKRATDRFLQSASLNAASDSGRTSVVNDTLNRAQQLFGDPSGDTSFFSTLDDIFSAFSSAQDDPSSSLLRTQALTRVDDFLSESSRITSSLSKLGKDADTRISADVDRVNDLLSQIDGLNTDITRAKVAGADATGAENVQSSLVDELAKLMNVQVTPRQLGGVYVRSTEGLSLAGDGAAKLTYQTSATATGYLTVQLASGSVQPTPMNISSGEIRGLLDVRNTELVNLSDQLGEFTSRAAEEINRAANAASSVPAPTSMTGRNTGLDDTAAMTGFTGKTTIALTDSSGVIQRRIDIDFDAGTMSVNGAAGPTFNPSDFMAQLNTAMGGMGAAGFSGGAMTLTGNGGLGVAIQDDATNPSSKAGKGFSHYFGLNDILRTNGYSPYETGLTAADPNGFTSGSMTIRLTDVEGGRIRDIVVDPPVGGTMQDMLDALNSRASGVGLYGQFSLNAKGQMSFSSNGVTPVTMSVQADTTERGLGGPSASQLFGIGPAERSTRGEKFFVSKAMNENPKLLPLAQLDLSQAVGGNAALAVGDGRGALALAKSGDTTAGFSAAGDADAVHMSVNRYASDFSGSIARKSATAASRKDAADAVSSEVDSQRQSEEGVNLDEELINLTTYQQAFNASARLIQATKDMYEVLTGLLG